ATAGAATATATTATGATGGACAAATTGGGAAAGTCTTTTCTTAATGCAGCAATTAAATCTTCACCAGATGTAATATCGCAATTACGATGGTCTTTTTTAAAGGATAGGTCAGTTATTAGCAAGTCATAAGGTTCATTATCATATTTAGCTCTTTTAATCTTTAAAAATGCATCATCACAGTATTGAGAATTAATAATATTGCTAACATCATTAGCTTTTAAAATATTAAATACACTAGTATTGATATCATCATGATCATCGACAATTAAAACCTTTTTAAACATATCTTAAACTTCAATTATAGCCTTAAAGCCTTTGTTTATTTCTGACTCAAAATTAATTCTACCACTAATAGCATTAATACGGTTTTCCACATTTAATAATCCATTACTCTTTTTTAAGTGACAACCAATACCATCATCTTTATAGTTTATTATTATCTTTTTAGAACTACTATTAAACGTAATTACTGCAATCGAAGCTTTGCTATGTTTTTTCATATTTATAAGTAGTTCTTGAAGGACTTTATATAAAGCAGTTTTCTTTATGTCAGAAACTTTCTCCCATTGTATTTTTGAGACATCCTTAAGGATAACATTTGTGTCAGAATTAGTGTAATTAATAGCTAAATCATTTAAAATTGTTTTAAAATCTCCAGTAATATTTAACTCTCCTAATTGTTTAGAAATATCCCTAGCTTTATCGTAGATATGTTCAATGTTACTTTTTAAGTTGCTGTTTATATCTGCTTCTGCTTCTAAGTTTGTCATTACTTGAAAAACGTCATTAGCAATTTCATCATGTACTTTTTTTGATATTCGAGATTCAGTTTTATAGACTTGTTGTAGTTTTTCTTTTTTGTGCTTAGATTTTAAAAGAAAAAATAAGAAAATTGAGGAAATAAAGATTATACTTCCTAAGAGTAAATAAATAGTTTTGTAGCGCTTTTGTTCTAAACTAGATAATTCTGCTTCCTTAGCTCTTATGTCTGCGTCTTTTGCCTTAAGTTGATTTTCTTTTGCTAATTTTTCTTGTTTTTCATAAGCATATTTTTTTGATGCATATTTATTTTGTGCTAACCTATTGCTTTTATTTATACTGTCTTCTAGTCTTTTTAATTTTAGAATTTTAGAATCTCTATTTAATTTACTGTAAAATGACAAAGTATTTAATAAATAGTCACTATTTCCGGTAGCTTCAGCAACTTCAATTGCTTTATTTGAATATTCCAAGGCTATTTTTCTTTTGTTTCTGTCTTTGTAATATTCTCCTATGTGCAAATAACTCTCAATGATTCCTGGTGTGTAGTTTAAATTCTGTCTCATTTTCAAAGCCTCTGTTAAGTTTTCTATGGCATCCAAATTTGCTATTTTGGATTGAGCGAATCCCAAATTATCCAGAGCTCTTGCAGTATTTTTTTTGTCATCAAAATATAAGCTACCTTGATATGATTTTTCATAGAACTTAATAGCAGATTCATAATCTTTTAAACCAAAATATACTTTACCAATATTATTTATAATTGTAGCTATATTCTTTGGGTCTTCGTTTAGTTCTAAAACTTTATTGTAAAATTTAAGAGATGTTTCATAGTCTTCAAGTTCTAAATATAGAATACCTAAAGAATTATATAGAGGTATTTTATATTCAAAGTTATCTTCTTCTAAATCATCGAGTATTTTAATAGCTTCAACGGCTGAATTCTCAGCTTCATATATCACTCCCATTTTTCTTTGCCCACGAGCAATATATGTTAAGTTATATACTAACCTTATGGAATTATTCTCTTGCTTTTGAATGACATTGTCTTTTCTAAAAAATGATATTGCATCTATAATATCATTATCATTTTTAGAATCATTTATCAATTTCACATAATAACTTAAACTGTCTACACTGTTTTGTGCTTCACTGTTTTGAGTAAAACAAAAAATAAATAAAAAAAAGAGGAATGAAATTTTTATTGGTTTCATTCCTCTAAAATAATAACAAATTAGTTATTACCCACCAGTTCCAGGTGGTGGTGGTGGAGGTGGTGGTGGTGGAGGCGGTGGATCAATTTCTCCACTTCCATCACAACAGGCTTGC
This DNA window, taken from Winogradskyella sp. PC-19, encodes the following:
- a CDS encoding tetratricopeptide repeat-containing sensor histidine kinase, giving the protein MKLINDSKNDNDIIDAISFFRKDNVIQKQENNSIRLVYNLTYIARGQRKMGVIYEAENSAVEAIKILDDLEEDNFEYKIPLYNSLGILYLELEDYETSLKFYNKVLELNEDPKNIATIINNIGKVYFGLKDYESAIKFYEKSYQGSLYFDDKKNTARALDNLGFAQSKIANLDAIENLTEALKMRQNLNYTPGIIESYLHIGEYYKDRNKRKIALEYSNKAIEVAEATGNSDYLLNTLSFYSKLNRDSKILKLKRLEDSINKSNRLAQNKYASKKYAYEKQEKLAKENQLKAKDADIRAKEAELSSLEQKRYKTIYLLLGSIIFISSIFLFFLLKSKHKKEKLQQVYKTESRISKKVHDEIANDVFQVMTNLEAEADINSNLKSNIEHIYDKARDISKQLGELNITGDFKTILNDLAINYTNSDTNVILKDVSKIQWEKVSDIKKTALYKVLQELLINMKKHSKASIAVITFNSSSKKIIINYKDDGIGCHLKKSNGLLNVENRINAISGRINFESEINKGFKAIIEV